DNA from Centroberyx gerrardi isolate f3 chromosome 20, fCenGer3.hap1.cur.20231027, whole genome shotgun sequence:
AAGACTAGTGGGTCATTATCCAGGTTACTATTcactggttttgtgtgtgtgtgtgtgtgtgtgtgtgtgtgtgctttaccACCAGGTCAGAGGAGCTGCGTCAGTGCCAGGCGGCCAGCATGGAGCAGATGGAGAGGTAtgaggccaaacacctgggaGGCTTCAAGAGGATCTAccccagagagggaggggagaaataCGACAAGTACTTTAAACACAGCAGCTCCCTCTTCCAGGAGACTGCAGCTTCCAAGGCCAGAGAGGAGTGTGCCAGGTACAGGCAATATGCCGCCCATATGTCCTACCCTTCAGTAAGGAGCGGAGGCTCCGGGTGAATCACACAGAGAGCTTTCTCTGCACGGACTACATGTAATTGTGAAATAACTGCATCATGACACAATTACCCATATACAGGGGCGATTATTAAATTCATCCCTGCTGATAACTGTAGATTTCAGGGGAAATATGAGAGAAAGCAGCGATTTAACTGTCCCCCATGCTGCTTGTTAAATTCAAAAAGATCACCTCACTGCTCATAAGTTCTGCGGTTCAGTAAACAGTAAAAGCTCTGAGTAATGCGTATGCAGTGGATTTATCTCTGCATTTTGTATACGCAGTAAAGAAAATAGGTATCAACATACCAAGACAGTCATGAAATATAATTGTCATTATAGGAAGTTCAGCATAGAAGAGCTGTTATTGAGGTGCAGAGATGAAAATACTATCATACCAGTTGAAATCCAGTCACTTTACATCAGAGAGAGATGCTACAGTTTCTCCGTTGTACGTGTGTGTGGAGGCAACAACTGCAGGAGCTGCGTCTGAagcaggagcagaaggagagggACCAGAAGGGGGGCCGGAGGAGAGACCTGCAAGGAGAGTCTGCGGGGGAGAGAGTCAAACCGCAGAGGGCACAGGCGCGACCCGCCAACTCCAACTCCGACTCCGAACCGCTCATGGTGAGGCGGTCAGGTTCGGTTCGGCTTGTCAGTGATGAGGATCATTAGTAGCAATAGATTTCCTCGCCCAAATCCACGCCCGCAGATTTTTTGGAGTTGCAGTGTCACTATGAAACCACAAGAGGGAGTCAAAAATCTTTTCCGTTGATGCACTCAGTATGACACCGCCTAGTCCCATGATGCATGGTTCATATTCCGGCTGACCCCTGTTAAAGTAACATAATGTAATTATACTTGCCCATTATAAATAAGTTAGAATAATATTCCTCAAGATAATTTTTATTGTATGtccttcaaattcaaattcaaatatgctttatcggcatgacaagaaaaacaaacaatgttATCAAGGTTATTCAGTGACAGTAATTGCTATGATCTTGTAAATACAATGCAGTATCTACCGTTACGGTATACGTTACGGCaataacagtaaataaataaaatcaaatagccgtttgtctgtctcttgctctctccattttcccctctctctctctgcaggtcttGACCGTGCCCCCTCTGCCCAGTGTGACGGTGACTCCCGCAGCTATAGAAGtgtcagaggaggagcaggaggagcaggagcaggaggaggagcgggtgAGCGGGCTGCTCCAGCGGGAGAAACTACTGCGAGACCTGGGGGTGGTGGACCAGATCTACCAGCTGCTGCAGGGCCGAGCGGGacgaggaggcggaggaggaggaggaggaggaggaggaggaggaggaggaggaagcctgCCTGACGCCAAGACCACCTACCCCCGCCAGCAGAATGAACAAGCCCAGCAaagacaacaacacacaaaggTAACTGACTGTGGGTGTCACCTCTCTGCTGTATCATAACCAGTCAGCATGAACACGTCGAAGTCTTGTGTGGTTTAGTTTGTGGAAAATGGGgtgctgtctctgttttttgCTTATTATTTGTTGCTTATTAAATCCAGTCTGTTTACTGTGCTCTCATTTCAGTTGGAGACCCTGATGGAGTTTTCCAGAaggcctcagcagcagcactgcactCTGATCTTACGGCAGGTAACTGACCAGGGACATGTAGGGTCACACCAGTCCCATTTTTAGTAATCAATTCTGGCACATTTAAAGACATTATTGAGCGCACTGCCCCtatcaaaaaaaagaaatcctaaATTCAAATTCCCAGACGTCCTCCTTTATTAGCACTTTAATTGCTCTTGCTCCCTTACTTGTCCCTTATAATTccaaaagacaggaaaaaaaaaaaactttctgcaAACTGCTTTTCTAGCATTATTTTGTTGCCATTCTGCACTAGTTTGTTACTAGACTGCTTGCAATTATTCTGGTTTTGCATAGATCACTCTGGATAAGGCTGTCAGAGAAATGTTTCAAGTTGTAACTGTAGGTTTCCCCAGGGGCCAAGCTGTTCTGCAGTACATCCACTTAAACTGTACGTATCAcagcaaaattgtcagtgttaatttaactctgagagggtaaaaatcaacactatatCAGTGTTTATATGAGTCCACATCCATCAgagtaaaacaacatttttagatagttttgagcAGCCGCCCCAGAGCCGTATCAGCTCTAtaagtggacaaacaactcttcAGTCGACACTTGTCAAcaccaaataattgtcactgaaaaatcagcATTTACTAAAACTGGGAAATTTGCTGTGGCCACTGCACTCAGGTCAGTGATTACAAATTGcaaattacatgaaaatgtacagtacagcaTGTAATTAAATTTCATGAACAACTCTGAAATAAGAATGAAATATTGTAAAACATTATTGCTGTTGAGTGCAGTACGTCCGCTCCCATATGATTCAGCAGCGGCTGCCCCGGGCCACTCTGGACCAGAGGAACGTGAGCGACTGTCTGCAGGGCGACCAGCCGGTGGAGCCGCAGCCGGAGACGAGAGAAATAAGAAGGACCGTCAGCGCCCAGCGGATACCTTGGCCAGGTGAGCGAGCCTCCACACTGTGCAAGAATGTATCCAGTGTGTGGCAGGCtgggaaataaaagaaaaggctgatacattttttttcttccttacCAGCCATTTTGGCAGGTAAACAACAACTATTTGGGAGTTCTACTATATTCTAAAATAAATATAGGTGGTAAGAAAACGAAATTGGCTGGTGAATGCGAATGACATCTTTAATAGTAAAACAATTAACATGCTTCCCACTTGTTAAGTGTGCATTTTAGTGGAAAATGTGTGAGGATAATAACACTTAACATATTCACCATTCATTTTGTTAAATATAAACTAATTCATCACTACATCCATCACATCCACCACAACAAAAGTTTCAATAATTCAACCTTGTATCAAAAATAAGTCTGTTGGTGTTATTCTTAAATTACACATGCTACACTGACAATTATTACACTGTTTTGTCTTATTCTTTAATAACAtaattgtgttcattttgtttgaTATTTGAAAAGCACAAAGCATTTGAGAGTTCCCACCAGAGAACAACATTACACACATAATTAAAAACGAAAGAAAACACATTGAACCTTTATagctttactttatttatttccattgtgCTTTATTTCGAATCTGATGCTTCTCAGAATGCAGTTTTTCAccctctgtttccctcctcctcctcctcctcctcctcctcctcctcctcctcctcggtctctcagtcagcggctcccTGGCAGTCCGGCAGGTCACCATGAGCAGCTCCTACGCCGAGACCCGGGCCCGGGCCGCCATGCCGAGCGTGAGCCAGCTCCCGAAAGGAGGCCTGCGCTGCGCTCCCATGTCCCACGACCCCAAAGCCCTGCAGAGCCTGTTTGTCATCTCCACCCGCGCCCCCCTGGTCAGCAGGCCTGGCTTCTCTCACATCGTCCGCAAAGCCTCCCGCAAAGCCCCCCGGCACGGACAAGGGCACTGAGGAGCACCGAcaccaaaaccaaacacaccaacTCCTGAACCCTCCGACCAACAGCTGCAAGCTGCTCTCAAAAGACTGATgctctctttttttatatatatatatgcagctGATCTCATTTTGTACCTGCTCAGAGTGAAAATGATTTGAAACAGGGAACTATGCAGAATGGGAACTGGAGGTAGTGAGGCCTTATATTGTGACGATGCAGAAACAAACTGTGCCTATACTGACaaagtatttcatgtttttaggGAGATTTTATACCTGGACACCAGAGGTTTAAGCTGCTTGCCCCGGCACCACAGTATAACATTATCAGGTTTTGGACATTTTTTATCTGTTATGTGTGATCAGACATACAGCACATGCTAACTGGATGATATTTTCCTCTGCAGATGGATTAGCTGACACCAATATTTACCTACTGTGCCAAAATGTgtaacaaagacagagaggctgATGTAACATGATATGACTTGTGTCCACAGCTGCCTACATCCTCTTAAAATTGATCTGAAGTTGCTGAACTCACTGTGATTGTTGGGTTTTCATATGGGATTCAATTGGCTCAGTCGATCCAAATTTGAAATGCAAACACATGAATTAGTAATATTAAAATCCCATTTGAAAAGCATCATATAAACTGAGGGATAGTTCAAATATATTGCTTCTTTCATGAAGGGCATTCATTTGGGTAATCAAATTATAATTAGCCTAACAAACATAAAAATTTACTTTGCACTGATGATCAATAAAATAGCTTATTAATTTTTTCAGCCTGAATGTGATTTCGTTTCATCATCTTTGATTGAAGATTCCCTCAATGCAATTTTCCTCGTGCTCAGGGGAAAAATTTGTTCCATCCATTGAGTAGGTTTTTATTATTAGAGGTAGTAATTTTATTAGATTTTAATTCTTTTATttcattggatttttttttttttttttttttttgctttaaaatGAAGCAGGTTTGAAGATAATttcgtgagtgtgtgtttgtgtgagtgtgtgtgtgtgtgtgtgtgtgtgtctttgttacATCTTAAGCTTTTCCGCATGGCGGTCAGTGTGAGGAAAAGCGTCATAAAGTTTTACAACCTCTCTACTTGCTGTACATCCGACAGCTCGTCCGGTTTCTTTGTTTTTCGACTGAAGGCAGCAGAGACAAAAGTTCACCAGGAGAAACCTCTGGGACACTGAACTGATCTAAACTGGAACTCTCCAGTTTAACACACACCGTGCTGATCATATAAGAGgaatttacacatttattgAAGATCGATTTTTTCAAAGGAGATCACAAAATATTTGGACAATAATTTAAAACGTATACAGACATAAATTAGCCTACTATTTTGTTCGAAAATCACGTCATGCAAAATATCGAAACAACGCATGGCTCCATAATGACAGTATCGAGGATCCAATAActttcattttgtaagaataCAAAATCTCAGAATATCGAGGAAAGGAAATTTGCCTAATCACACACCCAAAGCCTATGAAAACTGAATCGATCGAATGattggaattgaaaaaatgttGATTGAATTGATTACGCACTGAAGGCCTGAGTCTGCAGGCGCACTGTCCACACGCTATAAATAGGTTTGAAATGTTCCAAAATCAAAGGCAGGACAGATGAAAATTGCACAGCCCTAAAATCACCTTATTCTTCcatgtgctgaaaaaaaaaaacactgtctgGCCTTTCAGGCCTCCAGAACCACAGAAACAGGCCGTGCTGAGGAGCCCTAATGAAAGACttataataactataataactAACTATAATAAGgctaattattattttatgagATGTTATAGACTATATGTTTAGGAATAATTTCAAACTCATATTCTAAGATAATTAAAGGAGGTCctaaggtttttattttaggcTTTGGAATTATTTTTCAAAACTTTGGTTCATAATTGTTTAATAGGTTACGTCGTTTCTCTATTAATTACAAAATCAACTTGATCTACATTTTAAGGAAAACATTCTCTTTGTTGGAGCTAAAACCTTCTCCCATGGTGAACCCAAGATAGGCCAAAACTCAAGGCGGGGGAATGAGCTGTATTTAAGGAATTTATGGTTTTATTGCGTCTATAAATGTCGGAAATCCTTGCTGGTGGTGGAAATGAAAAGCAACGCGTCCCATGCAGgccagctgaaaaacaacagattGATTTTAAACAAGCCAAAATGGAAAAGAGACTATTTTCAAAGCTTTTAAATTGTCTAAACGGCCCAAATGACTGTAGTCCTGGCTGTAAAACAAGGGTCTTTAACTTTGGCCTGATAATCTTGATAGAAAAGTTGGCAAAGAATTTGTGACTTTAAGTCTGTGTAACCTTAAATTGGCTAATCCCCTAAGTACTGCAATCAGCCTAACACAATTTCCACCTTTCATCAATATACTGGGCCAATATGGTCAATACCAACTTGATCTGCATTGATTGAAAGAAATCGTCCATTTTGAGAGGCCAATAGTCTTCGATGCAGCGGTGTATTAGCCTGAAACTCAACACCTAATGATAGAGCCTATTTAAGGAAACGAGTCTAGTCAAACAGTTTTTAGGTTTTAACATTCAATGATTATTTTTGGTGCGTAGAAtttaaagaagagagagagggagggagagagaggttacACTCGAAAACAGCACAGCAGGCTTAGGATAACCAACCTCAAAATcaacttttctttattttctaatGCAGATTTCATTTACCTCGGCACCCCAATCATGTTTAAACAACGGGCTAAGACCACAATGTAATTATGGTTAAAGAAATATCAAAAGGTGTTTAGACCTTTTGTGTCTAATCTATACAAACCAAAAGCTTCAGCAGAACCAAGTGCACATCCAATACAACGACAACCTCAAATGATATTCttccttttctccatcttttcatACCTTGTTCagtctttcctttcttccagtATCAAATTCAAACATATCAGccctttaaaaaataaagatggCGATGGGAAAAGCATGTCTAAAGCACAAAAACGGCTGCTGTTTATGAAAATTTACAACTTTGCCATGGAAGTTTACGACTTGCCAGGCTCCAGGATTGGTCGGGCTTGGTCATGTGGACACCAGGAATGGGAACTTATTTCCCATGAGGTTATATTGCAGCTGCTGTTTTCCACCGCTCATTCACTTAACACTAGTAACACAACGTTTTCTTAGCTCTTTGTATATGCAATACGCGTGTTGAAGAGTGCCATGAAAAACTGGCCAGGTTACGTGCGTAATTTTCCAAACTGGGCGATGGAGCCACTGCGCAATCTCTCACCGTACGCCATGTTAATGTGGCTACAGTTCCAGCTATGTTCGTGAAAATGGGGAATCAGTACACTCCAGGATGGTGGGATTACTTTCCTGAAATCACTTAGTGTGCTTAAAATATCTAACAAGGAGGGAAATTTGGCAAAGGACTGGGAGGAAGCGAGAGGACCTACCCAAGAGTGGCACCCACACTGGAAATGATGGATTATCAACAAAGGTAAGGGCACCATGTTTCTAATAGCTGCCAGCGATTAACACAGCACAAGTGTGGTGCTGCAGCCTTGTTGTTGCtaaactgtctgtctctgtaatGTTTATCTAGCCTATGTGGGAAATGAGAAGCACAAGTTCTTCAAGAAATGGCAATTAGAAATCCAAAGCATCAGTATGGTTTTTCCTGCGCTATTTGAGCTATTCACAACCAGTTGCTGATCTGTCTGCTTAACCCGCAAGATGCTGCAGCATCGTAAACAGCGCCCATACACCAAAATATCTGCGCCTATATTTTGGGTTTAAAAGCAAGAAAGAGGCATGTTCCCAGGTTTAGGGCCTAGAGGACTAACTGAATGTTTTGTTTCCCATCAGTATAATCAGGACTGGTTTAGGCTACAGGCCAGGCAGGCTTgactttgatgatgatgatgatagtgatgatgatgatgatggtggtggtggtggtggtggtaatCATGTGGGCCTATGCTACTACTGAGGCATGGTTTAACTTAAAAATCACCTGAGATATAATGCAGCCATCCACCTTTGGGCCTACTGGAAAAAGATTTTTAGGAATTCAAGGCCATCGGGTTGATATTGCATGGCGCTGTCTAATCCTGGAAAAATATGATGTTTGCTCTTTGAGTGCGGACTCTTTGTGATTTTGCGAAATACACAGGAAATAAACACCGCAATAAACAGGGTATTGCTTTTCTGCGAGGTCTATGTCCGAGTGATACATCATTTTCACCCCATTTCAACGAAATGTGAGGTAAAGTTTTTTTCTGGCCTGTTTCATGCTCACACAGGCAGTGTTATCATAATATTTGGCATAAAAACATGGAATTGTGTTACTGTTGAACCTTCCGTCCAAACTAAAGTGGCAAGTGGGCCTATTTGATTTGCACTTGCCAAGTGTAAGCTGTGATCAGGCTGCAGGGGTTGCGGCCTGGTTTAGGGCAGGCTGCACTAGTTACCTATTCATGCCAaagatttacatttttaattatcCAAATGTTTTCGAGGTGGATGCCATTTCCAGATCCAAAATCGAAAAGTTTTATATCAGGAGCGCTCTGGAATTTAAGCAAaagcaaagaggaaaaaaggatcGTTCAATTTTATACAGACTAAGAAAGCCGCTTAATAAATGACGTTTGTATTTTCTGCATTTAACTATTCATAACATTGTAACAATTTTAAGACCATTTATAGTATCTCAATGCAGTATCTTAattattccattatttttttattatgagGTAGACTGTATTTAACTTGGGTGGGATGAAATTCTATTTTCTCAAGGCAGAGGCTAATTAATAGAATTAAATAGGCAGAACAGTGGAAATATTGAATTATAGGCTTAccagaaatataaataagaacaaTTTATTTAACAAAGACACAGTAATGTTTGCATGAAAAAGCCTGTTACATCTTATCATCAATTAACCTAAAGTAAGGGCCTAACTACAGAGCACTGACGCCTACATTCTTCCaattattaacaataataatgaatacTACTTCAATTACAccaaatgtaataataataatactaataatcgATACATTATTGATCTATTTAATTATCCCCAAATGAAGACATTGATTGTCCAAACAAATACTGTGATTTACTTACAGAGTTTCTGATATTCTGAAAATATGAAATCTGTCCTTTTCTTCGCGGTTGGTAAATGAGGTTGAAGTGTCTGGAAGCGCGTGtcctccctcttgctctcttcaCGTcttcacagacacactacagTTGTTACAGggaaacagaaagcagcatGAGCACACACGTTAATGAAGGAAATATCAATATTTTAGCATCGCTTTGGAGTAATGCTTATGGAATCATTTCTGACAGCTGGCCTACTTCTTGATTATAAAAATGAGAATGTTTTCCGCGTCAACAGGTCTAAGCACGGATACAGTAGGCTATTTAAATGCCCCAAAATTGGAAGTAGCCTAAtggttacagagagagagggagagagagagagagaaagagagagagagagagagagagagagagagagagagagagagaagggagatgtTCGCCAATGCCTAATTTGCGCGTAAAAGGTAACTGCGCAGTGTTTTgcgatgttttttttatattgcttATAAAAAGAACTTcctatgtgtgtgcttgcgtgtgtgtgagagagatagagagagataaagagagagagaaagagagacagagagagagagagacagagaaagagagagagagagagagagagagagagagagagactttatgTGCGCGTGCTTGCTTGTTACGGGGAAGAGACCCCTGCTTGTGTTTTATTGGATTGTGCAAAATTTGCACTAAACGAAATGATGTGCGATTTCATATGGAGTTGTCCtaaggaatgttttttttatttatatatgtttatattttgCATGAGTCCGAGCATCTcattgtgtgcgtgcgtgtgtgtgtgcaagaccGACAAGCTCGAGCGCTTCATTTCGATTCACCGGGGACCCCTGCGCGCAACAAGAGCCCCCCATGGGTGCAATAGTGCAACCGCAGACGCCAGTGATTGGCCAGAGGTTGATCAGATGGTACAGTTCCCCTCTGTATTCAGTGGCACCTCACAACCCCCCCTTTCAGCAAAAACCAAATCTCCGATAAAGTAATGGCAAAACCACTTGGACTATAAAAGACAACAAATCATATTCCTCCGGAGTATATACACCCCGTTGTCCACCCAATGAGTTCCTATTTTGTTAACTCAACTTTTCCCGTGTCTCTACCGGGAGGACAGGACTCTCTCCTGGGTCAGATACCGTTATATTCCTCGGGATACACCGATCCGTTAAGACACTATTCCAACGCGGCCACTTATGGAGCAGCCAACATGCAGGAGAAGGTTTACCCTGCGTCGTATTACCAGCAGACGGGCGCTGCGGCCGCCGCTCTCTACGGCCGGGCCAGCGGCGGAGCGCCCTGCGACTACAACCCGGTCGGGACTTTCTACAAGGACAGTGAGGGCTCGTGCGCTTTCTCCAGCCGGGAGGACCAGCCGCTGTTTGTCACTCAGGACCATCAGCAGCGCAAGTCGGAGTGTCCGGAGCAGACTGTCAACATGAGCAGCAGCATTGACGACAAGTCCTCGTCTCTGATCTACCCGTGGATGCAGAGGATGAACGCCTGCTCCGCCGGTGAGTGGGAAAGTGCACGCGCTCCTATTGTATTGAGTCATGTTGTGTTGAGGTAAAGAGCGCACGAGTACAGTATCCTGCTCTGTGATGGAGTGAGCATCCCGAGCCATGCAGACAGTTGCATGGACTTGTGAAAAGCTTGCGACTTATATTGATATTTGAGCGACTTTGTTTAGCATCACAATAGAAATATCATGTAACAATAGAAATGACATCTAACAAATTAGTTGATTATAG
Protein-coding regions in this window:
- the hoxb6b gene encoding homeobox protein Hox-B6b, giving the protein MSSYFVNSTFPVSLPGGQDSLLGQIPLYSSGYTDPLRHYSNAATYGAANMQEKVYPASYYQQTGAAAAALYGRASGGAPCDYNPVGTFYKDSEGSCAFSSREDQPLFVTQDHQQRKSECPEQTVNMSSSIDDKSSSLIYPWMQRMNACSAGPFGSSGRRGRQTYTRYQTLELEKEFHFNRYLTRRRRIEISHALCLTERQIKIWFQNRRMKWKKENKLLNPAKTAEEEEETEKKS